The Limnospira fusiformis SAG 85.79 genomic interval GAAGCGCGATGAGTAATCGAATCCCCTATCTCAGTTGCTGTTTTTCGAGCTGTTTCCGTGGCTCGATCGCTCAGGGATTTACCCAACCCTGATGCGGGTTGACTCCAATTTTTAGGCAGACCGGATACTTTCTGGTTTACGGAATCCCAAAAAGATTGATTTTGGCGATCGCCCATAGTCTACAACTCCATCACAACTCGCATTAAACCAACAGTAGTCTTCACTCAATTATTTCTGCTTCTTAGAACAGAAATCTTAACAGTAGGGGAGTAGCACTTTCCAGAAGTCCCATAACCCCGCCATTACGGGCTCTAAGTTCCTGGGGATTTTGACGAAATTCGATAATTTCAATCAACTGAGCAGTAATTTCCTGCCCTTCCTGGCTCCCCCATCTATTATATAGTTCTTGAGCCTGTTTAGCATCCGACATGGCTCTATTTAAATCACCACTATCAGCCCAAGCCATACTGCGAGCAAAATAAGCCGCCGCCAGGTTAGGATTGAGACTCAGGGCGCGGTTGTAGTGGTCTATGGCATTTTTATAGTTCCCTTCCAAGGCTTCTTTAACTCCCAGGCGATAGAAATCCTCGGCGTTGCCAATATTAGTCGGGAGTCCCACCACTCCAATTAATTGAGCCTCAGTAATATTAGCCTCAAGGGCGATCGCATTAGCCAAATAAGCGCCTCGCAAATCCGACCCCGCCAGGTTCGCCCCAGTCAGGTTCGCCCCAGTCAGGTTCGCCCCAAATAAACTCGCCCCAGTCAGGTTCGCCCCAGTCAGATTAGCCCCAGTCAGGTTAGCACGACTCAGGTTAGCCCCAGTCAGGTTAGCCCCGCTGAGGTTCGCGCCGCTGAGATCTGCTAACACCAAACCCGCATTAGTCAGATTGCAGTTTGGACATTCTTTAGTTGATAGGAGTTGTCGGATCTCCTGTAAATTACTGGCCCGGACCGGAGCCATTGGTAGGATAGCAATCGACAGGGTAATCATCGTTAGAATTGGGAATTTCATCGAAGATCTCCGGTAGCGAGTAAGCGTTCATGAACCTTTATTCTATACCATTTTCCGCCCATGACTTGGGTGGTATATATGCGGCAATTGTGATCTCAATCAGGTTTAATATTGATCACAATCACAATGGCTGACGCGCTCTATCACTTCCATAATCCCCAGAACGTAAGATAATAGCTACATAGCGTTATATGAGTTCCCATGCTGGCGCAATTCTCACCCTCATCTAACAATCTCGATGCTCTAATTGATCGCATTTTTGTTTCTCGCAAGATCACCCGCGAGGACCAAAAGCAACTTATGTACTTGCTTCTATCCAAGGAATGTCTGAGTGATGAAGAACACGACTGCATTAACGAAGTATTCGATCGCCTACGTCGGGGATTACTCCACGTTGTTGAGTAAATTATCGAAAATTTTTGGTTGAAAACCCCGTCGTTCTACGACGGCTTTTCTTGGTTTTTAATGTAAGACTTCAGAACCTCTAATGGTGCGCCACCGCTTGAAGATACAAAATAACTAGGCGACCATAAAGATTCTTTTCCGTAGAGTTTAGGGAATCTGGCTTGCCCATATCTACGACTGGCAAATCCTTTTAAAGCATTTACTATGACAGAAATAGAGAGTTGAGGAGGGTATTCAACTAAGGTATGAATATGGTCTGACTCCCCATTAAATTCCAGCACTTGAAAATTCATTTTTTCAGCCACTTCTCGAAAATACTTCAGGATTAACATCAGGCTCTCCACTGTCAAGATTTGGCGACGATACTTAGTCACACAGACCAAATGAATCTTTAAATCCGAAACAGACGCTCTTTTCGTCAAAGGGTTGACATCTACCAGACTCCTAGCTATAATTAATGCAGACTCATACATTTTTACAGTATGAAGCTAAGATATCGATATCGAATTTACCCAACAGACCAACAATAGAGATTGATGTCTCAATTGTTCGGATGCTGTCGGGTAATATTTAACGATGCCTTAGCATATTGTCAAGAACAATACCGTGCGGGTAACAAAAAGCCTAATATCAACGAACTTTCTCAAAGACTTACAGAACTCAAAAAAACCGAGGAAAAAATCTGGTTGGGAGAAGTTTCTTCTATTCCCTTACAACAGTCTTTAAGAGATTTAGAGCAGGCTTACTCTAACTTTTTCAAATCCTGTAAAGGACAAAGAAAAGGTAAGAAAGTTAAACCTCCCAAGTTTAAAAAGCGTAAATCTAAGCAATCCGCTAGATTTATGGATAATGGTTTTAAACACCTTAATTCCGATTACATTTACATCGCTAAAATTGGTGATATTAAAGTAGTATGGAGTAGAGAGTTACCCACAAAACCTTCTAGTGCCACCTTAATCAAAGACAGTGCTGATAGGTATTTTGTCAGTTTTGTTGTTGAGTTTAATCCTCAACCCTTACCGGAAAACCAAAATTCTGTAGGAATTGATTTAGGAATCACTGATTTTGCCACATTAAGCAATGGTGAGAAAGTTAAATCTCCTAAGCCTTTAAAGAAACAACTAAAGCGTTTAAGAAGATGACAACGTAATTTGTCGAGGAAACAGAAAGGCAGTCAAAGAAGGGAAGTTGCTAGAAAGAAATTAGCTAAACTTTACGCCAAGATTTCTGATACCAGAAACGATTTTCTTCAGAAATTGTCAACTCGGATTATTCGTGAAAACCAAACGATAGTCTTGGAAGATTTAAAGGTTTCAGGGATGATGAAAAACCGAAAACTATCCCGTGCTATTTCAGATTTGGGTTGGCGCAGTTTGAGAACAATGCTAGAAGTTAAATCTGTTATGTACGGGCGTGATTTTCGTGTCATTGATAGATGGATTCCCACTTCTCAAACCGGTTCTGGCTGCGGTTTTCGCGGTGGCAAAAAAGAATTAAATATGAGAGAGTGGACTTGTTTAAATTGTGGCACATCTCATGATAGAGATGTTAACGCTGCGATTAATATTAAGGTCGCCGGAGGGCATTTGGAGACTTTAAACGGATGTGGAGAGAGGGTCAGACTTTCTGTAAAGAAAGCACATCTCAATGAAGCGTCAACCCGTCCAGCATTTCAACAATTGTCAATCTTTGATTTGTTGAAATAGATGGAAAGCCCCGTTAGCGCACGCCGGGACGGATAGGCGGATGTCAAAACTCATGCAGGCAGAATATACGATTAATTTCGCCTCCCCAAAACACGAGAAACCCCCTCCAGATTTCCCGGTTTGTTGATCGGCATATTCTCGGTCAATACTTATTCAAATTTACGATAAGGGAACCTACCTTGGTTGGTATCAAACCATTGATTCCAAAGGGTAGTGTTTTCTGGGCTGGCAATAGTTGAATTAACTACTCGGCTCCACTCCCGGCTGTTCATGGGTAGGATACATCCGTAATTCTCGAAGGTCAGGGGTTGGCTGGGAACCAGTTGAAAGTTCTGGCGATCGCTCCCATCTTTCCACAACTGTCCAAGCAACAGAATACCATCACTAACAATGCCTTGTAATTCCCCTGCCTGTAAGCGGCGGATACCTTCAGCGCGGCTAGGGACGGCTTCCCATTGGGCTTCTGGGTAAACTGGGCGCAACTCGCTATCAGCGGTGGTAGATTCTAAAAATCCAATGGTAACCCGTTCCAAGCTAACGGTTGAAATGTCTGTTTCGGATAGTTGGGTGGGGTCAAGGCGATCGCGATTTTCAGTTTTGACTAACATCTGAATCCCCGTTACAAAAAAGGGAGTAGAAAAATCCACCCCATTTTCCCGTTCAGCGGTGATGCTAGTAGCCTCGCACACCAGGTCTAGGTTTCCCTTTTGGACTTGTTCAAAGCGATCGAGTAGGGTAACAGTAGTCATCTCCAACCGGATCGGCTGGTTTAGCTTCTCTTCAAGGCGACCATGAATCAACCTAATCAAATCGA includes:
- a CDS encoding pentapeptide repeat-containing protein gives rise to the protein MKFPILTMITLSIAILPMAPVRASNLQEIRQLLSTKECPNCNLTNAGLVLADLSGANLSGANLTGANLSRANLTGANLTGANLTGASLFGANLTGANLTGANLAGSDLRGAYLANAIALEANITEAQLIGVVGLPTNIGNAEDFYRLGVKEALEGNYKNAIDHYNRALSLNPNLAAAYFARSMAWADSGDLNRAMSDAKQAQELYNRWGSQEGQEITAQLIEIIEFRQNPQELRARNGGVMGLLESATPLLLRFLF
- the tnpA gene encoding IS200/IS605 family transposase, which encodes MYESALIIARSLVDVNPLTKRASVSDLKIHLVCVTKYRRQILTVESLMLILKYFREVAEKMNFQVLEFNGESDHIHTLVEYPPQLSISVIVNALKGFASRRYGQARFPKLYGKESLWSPSYFVSSSGGAPLEVLKSYIKNQEKPS
- a CDS encoding amino acid ABC transporter substrate-binding protein, yielding MNQKLAIPLLSLILSVGFTGYAAAETVLEQIERTGVLRAGVRTDAVPFSYLNDNGEIEGYSVDLIRLIHGRLEEKLNQPIRLEMTTVTLLDRFEQVQKGNLDLVCEATSITAERENGVDFSTPFFVTGIQMLVKTENRDRLDPTQLSETDISTVSLERVTIGFLESTTADSELRPVYPEAQWEAVPSRAEGIRRLQAGELQGIVSDGILLLGQLWKDGSDRQNFQLVPSQPLTFENYGCILPMNSREWSRVVNSTIASPENTTLWNQWFDTNQGRFPYRKFE